A stretch of the Fimbriimonadaceae bacterium genome encodes the following:
- the wecB gene encoding UDP-N-acetylglucosamine 2-epimerase (non-hydrolyzing), whose product MKRIDLIAGARPNFMKIAPIIDALHAAQKRGGDALRYRLIHTGQHYDKAMSGSFFEELGIPDPDINLEVGSGTQAEQTAGIMVGYEKVLAKDTSDLCLVVGDVTSTMACSIVARKMGIPVAHVEGGIRSHDWTMPEEINRVVTDSITNWFFTTSDTANDNLRRAGVPEDRIFFVGNTMIDTLLKHEGRLRPPACWTTLALKPQQYCVVTLHRPANVDGEHKLLALLQAIADGTQGLPVVFPVHPRTAKNLREAGQALPSMHYVDPLGYLEFNYLVKHARGVITDSGGITEETTVLGVPCLTLRDNTERPETVTIGTNELIGTDPGKLPPALTRLMAGQWKKGAIPPKWDGKAAERIVAQLERLLLPL is encoded by the coding sequence ATGAAGCGTATTGACCTGATCGCCGGAGCACGACCGAATTTCATGAAAATCGCGCCGATCATCGACGCATTGCATGCCGCACAAAAGCGAGGCGGGGACGCCCTGCGCTACCGACTGATTCACACCGGCCAGCATTACGACAAGGCCATGTCGGGCAGTTTCTTCGAGGAACTGGGCATTCCCGATCCCGACATTAACCTGGAGGTGGGGTCGGGGACCCAGGCCGAGCAGACCGCTGGCATCATGGTGGGCTATGAAAAGGTGCTGGCGAAAGACACGAGCGATCTCTGCCTGGTGGTGGGGGATGTGACCTCGACCATGGCCTGTTCGATCGTGGCTCGAAAAATGGGCATACCGGTCGCCCATGTCGAAGGCGGCATCCGCTCACACGACTGGACCATGCCGGAAGAGATCAATCGCGTGGTGACCGACTCGATCACCAATTGGTTTTTCACCACCAGCGATACGGCCAACGACAACTTGCGCCGGGCCGGTGTCCCCGAGGACCGTATCTTTTTCGTGGGCAACACCATGATCGACACCTTGCTCAAGCACGAGGGACGGTTGCGGCCCCCGGCCTGCTGGACAACCCTCGCGCTGAAACCGCAGCAGTACTGCGTGGTGACGCTGCATCGCCCGGCGAACGTGGACGGTGAGCACAAGTTGCTCGCCCTATTACAGGCCATTGCGGACGGCACGCAGGGCCTGCCGGTCGTCTTTCCCGTGCACCCGCGTACCGCCAAAAATCTTCGTGAAGCGGGCCAGGCACTCCCGTCGATGCACTACGTCGATCCGTTGGGCTATCTCGAGTTTAACTACCTCGTGAAACATGCCCGTGGCGTCATTACCGATTCGGGCGGAATCACGGAAGAAACGACCGTGCTGGGCGTGCCCTGCTTGACCTTGCGCGACAACACCGAGCGGCCCGAGACCGTGACGATCGGCACCAACGAACTCATCGGCACCGACCCCGGCAAACTTCCGCCGGCCCTGACACGTTTGATGGCCGGGCAGTGGAAGAAAGGGGCGATTCCACCGAAATGGGACGGGAAAGCAGCAGAGCGGATCGTCGCCCAACTAGAGCGGCTGCTTCTCCCATTATGA
- a CDS encoding BrnT family toxin: protein MSFEWDEAKRTTNLAKHGIDFLDVPEIFTGPMVVGPDVRNDYGESRKIGFGFIRGRLMAVVFTERARVIRIISARKANTREEARYKKAFEDKLGSN from the coding sequence GTGAGTTTTGAATGGGACGAAGCCAAACGAACCACGAACCTTGCCAAACATGGCATCGACTTTCTGGACGTCCCGGAGATCTTCACCGGCCCCATGGTGGTAGGCCCGGACGTTCGAAACGACTACGGCGAATCCAGAAAAATCGGCTTCGGGTTCATTCGTGGCCGGCTCATGGCGGTGGTATTTACGGAGCGCGCGAGGGTCATTCGCATCATCTCCGCACGAAAGGCAAATACCCGTGAAGAAGCACGCTACAAAAAAGCGTTCGAGGACAAACTGGGCAGCAATTGA
- a CDS encoding BrnA antitoxin family protein encodes MKKHATKKRSRTNWAAIDALQDKEIDTSDIPEQGNIFFKRAVLRLPEPKTAVTIRLDREVLDWFKAKGPGYQTRINALLRAYMHAHRS; translated from the coding sequence GTGAAGAAGCACGCTACAAAAAAGCGTTCGAGGACAAACTGGGCAGCAATTGACGCGCTCCAGGACAAGGAGATTGATACCTCCGACATCCCGGAACAGGGAAACATCTTCTTCAAACGCGCCGTGCTCAGGCTCCCCGAACCGAAGACTGCAGTTACCATCCGCTTGGATCGTGAGGTCTTGGATTGGTTCAAAGCAAAAGGGCCCGGGTATCAAACGCGAATCAACGCGCTCCTGCGAGCCTACATGCACGCGCATCGATCGTGA